In Risungbinella massiliensis, a single window of DNA contains:
- a CDS encoding homoserine dehydrogenase, with translation MDKQMIKVGLMGFGTVGTGVVRLIQAHQEDLQKQAGFAIKIQKILVKDAAKYRNIPLMDHLVTTDPNELLDDPDIDIIVEVIGGVSPAKEYILGALERGKHIVTANKDLMALHGGEILQKAQENRCDVFYEASVAGGIPILRALVEGFSSDRITKMMGIVNGTTNYILTKMSQEGSNYADVLKEAQSLGYAEANPSSDVEGFDAARKLAILATLGFHVPIKLEHVDVRGISSVNKEDIAYGKQLGYEMKLIGLAQRDKDAIEVSVQPTMVPKSHPLASVNGVYNAVYVHGEAVGETMFYGPGAGELPTAMAVVSDLVTVVKNRKLGVNGHGMIAPYKEQILKDDSQKLSKYFLRIVVADQRGVLAQITQLLANENISLEQVIQQPLNEGAQAEIIMVTHMASKLDMDHVLKHMEQMEIVTEVKSYYHVEGGDKN, from the coding sequence ATGGACAAGCAGATGATAAAAGTAGGATTAATGGGGTTTGGCACTGTAGGAACGGGTGTAGTCCGTCTCATTCAGGCCCATCAGGAAGACTTACAAAAGCAGGCAGGTTTCGCAATCAAAATCCAAAAGATTTTAGTTAAGGATGCAGCAAAATATCGGAATATCCCATTGATGGACCATTTAGTCACGACCGATCCGAATGAACTGCTTGACGATCCAGACATTGATATTATCGTCGAAGTGATCGGAGGGGTTTCTCCAGCGAAAGAATACATACTGGGAGCACTGGAGAGAGGCAAACACATCGTCACAGCAAACAAAGACTTGATGGCTTTGCACGGTGGCGAGATTTTACAAAAAGCACAAGAGAATAGATGTGACGTCTTTTATGAAGCGAGTGTTGCCGGTGGTATTCCTATTCTTCGTGCGTTGGTGGAAGGGTTCTCCTCTGATCGTATTACGAAAATGATGGGAATCGTGAATGGAACAACCAACTACATTCTAACCAAAATGAGTCAAGAAGGTAGTAATTATGCAGATGTCCTGAAAGAGGCCCAATCTTTGGGATATGCAGAAGCGAATCCGTCCTCCGATGTAGAAGGTTTCGACGCAGCCCGAAAATTGGCGATCTTAGCTACTCTTGGGTTCCATGTTCCCATCAAGCTGGAACATGTCGATGTCAGAGGGATCAGCTCAGTGAACAAGGAAGATATCGCCTATGGTAAGCAATTGGGGTATGAAATGAAACTAATCGGACTGGCCCAACGTGATAAAGATGCAATCGAAGTGAGTGTTCAACCAACGATGGTACCAAAGTCTCACCCATTGGCGTCTGTGAATGGGGTCTATAACGCTGTGTATGTTCATGGGGAAGCAGTCGGGGAAACGATGTTCTATGGACCAGGGGCTGGTGAGTTACCTACTGCGATGGCAGTTGTATCTGATCTAGTGACAGTCGTAAAAAACAGGAAACTGGGAGTGAATGGTCACGGAATGATCGCACCATATAAAGAACAAATACTCAAAGATGATAGTCAGAAACTATCTAAATATTTTCTCCGCATCGTTGTTGCTGATCAAAGAGGGGTTCTGGCACAAATTACTCAGCTTTTGGCAAACGAAAATATTTCATTAGAACAAGTGATTCAACAACCATTAAACGAAGGAGCTCAAGCCGAAATTATTATGGTTACTCACATGGCTTCTAAATTGGATATGGATCATGTATTGAAACACATGGAGCAGATGGAGATTGTGACCGAAGTTAAAAGCTACTATCACGTAGAAGGAGGAGACAAAAATTGA
- the thrC gene encoding threonine synthase, producing MSSRLGIISRYQEFLPVTEQTPHISLHEGNTPLIHAPNLSKQLGVHLYVKYEGLNPTGSFKDRGMVMAVAKAIEEGSTTIMCASTGNTSAAAAAYAARSGLRCIVLIPSGNIALGKLAQAIAYGAEVIAIDGNFDEALQIVREITMNEPITLVNSVNPYRIEGQKTAAFEICDALGKAPDILAIPVGNAGNITAYWKGFKEYQASGKISQLPQMFGFQAAGAAPLVHGKPVPNPETIATAIRIGNPASKEGAKNAICESNGLVDSVTDEEILHAYQLLAKSEGVFCEPASAASLAGIIKLRESGKLAEGATIACVLTGNGLKDPNIALKLVGEEPRTVPATRSAVMALIDEHVGDLSS from the coding sequence TTGAGTAGTCGGTTAGGAATTATCTCTCGCTATCAAGAATTTCTCCCTGTAACAGAGCAAACACCGCATATCAGCTTGCATGAGGGAAACACCCCATTGATTCATGCACCTAACTTATCTAAACAACTAGGGGTTCATCTGTATGTCAAATACGAAGGTCTGAACCCGACAGGTTCATTTAAAGATCGAGGAATGGTAATGGCTGTAGCCAAAGCGATCGAAGAAGGTAGTACGACGATTATGTGCGCCTCTACTGGCAATACCTCCGCTGCTGCCGCTGCATACGCTGCAAGGTCTGGTCTGCGTTGTATTGTTTTGATTCCGAGCGGTAACATTGCCTTGGGAAAATTAGCTCAAGCAATTGCGTATGGGGCGGAAGTAATAGCCATTGATGGGAACTTTGATGAAGCACTCCAGATTGTGCGCGAGATCACCATGAATGAGCCAATTACACTAGTAAACTCCGTAAATCCGTACCGAATTGAGGGACAAAAAACAGCAGCCTTTGAAATTTGCGACGCACTTGGCAAAGCACCAGACATTCTTGCCATTCCAGTAGGAAATGCCGGCAACATTACTGCCTACTGGAAAGGATTCAAAGAATATCAAGCTAGCGGGAAAATATCTCAATTGCCACAAATGTTTGGATTTCAGGCGGCTGGGGCAGCTCCTTTGGTACACGGTAAACCTGTTCCCAATCCGGAGACGATCGCTACTGCTATTCGAATAGGCAATCCGGCAAGCAAAGAAGGGGCAAAAAATGCCATTTGCGAATCGAATGGGCTTGTAGACAGTGTTACAGATGAAGAAATCCTGCATGCTTACCAACTCTTGGCTAAATCCGAAGGTGTCTTTTGCGAACCAGCATCCGCTGCATCACTAGCTGGGATCATCAAACTTCGAGAGAGCGGAAAGTTAGCGGAAGGGGCAACAATCGCTTGTGTGTTGACAGGTAACGGATTAAAAGATCCAAATATCGCCTTGAAACTAGTTGGAGAAGAACCACGTACAGTGCCCGCTACACGTTCAGCTGTAATGGCCCTGATTGATGAACATGTTGGAGATTTGTCATCATGA
- the thrB gene encoding homoserine kinase — MNGKLVRVTIPASTANLGPGFDTLGMAFQLYSTVEMKITDQFKIELVGKELQGTPTDKSNLLYQVAASLFEKAGHAVPELFIRASSEAPLTRGLGSSAAAIVGALIAANYLANEPFTREQLFAMATQIEGHPDNVGASMFGGIMVATMPEEDGAPVPYVRFEPPAGLQTLVVIPDYPLSTETARNVLPDTYTKQDVFYNVGRSSLLVAALAQGRLDLLSQAMRDRLHQPYRAPLVPGLLDILNEATQHGAIGTALSGAGPTILCFYNTMEDRDRLLGFVGNVMNVQGVSYRSMELDLDRLGVQMEIE, encoded by the coding sequence ATGAACGGCAAGTTGGTTCGCGTAACGATTCCCGCTAGTACCGCCAATCTTGGACCAGGCTTCGATACACTCGGGATGGCTTTTCAGTTATATTCCACTGTTGAAATGAAGATCACGGATCAATTCAAAATAGAATTGGTAGGAAAAGAGTTACAAGGAACTCCCACGGATAAAAGCAACTTGCTTTATCAAGTGGCAGCAAGCTTGTTCGAAAAAGCTGGACATGCCGTTCCAGAGCTTTTTATCAGAGCATCTAGTGAAGCTCCATTGACTCGAGGCCTTGGTAGTAGCGCAGCAGCAATTGTGGGTGCACTTATTGCCGCTAATTATTTAGCAAACGAACCATTCACTCGTGAACAATTGTTTGCGATGGCTACCCAAATAGAAGGTCATCCCGACAACGTTGGAGCGTCTATGTTCGGTGGGATCATGGTCGCAACGATGCCAGAAGAAGACGGAGCACCTGTACCATATGTCCGTTTCGAACCACCAGCAGGATTACAAACATTAGTGGTCATACCGGACTATCCGTTGTCGACCGAAACAGCACGAAACGTTTTGCCTGATACTTATACCAAACAAGATGTTTTCTATAATGTTGGTCGTAGTAGTTTGCTAGTAGCCGCCTTGGCACAAGGTAGACTGGATCTACTTAGCCAAGCGATGAGAGATCGGCTTCACCAACCATACCGAGCACCACTCGTACCTGGCTTACTCGATATATTGAACGAGGCAACCCAACATGGAGCGATCGGAACAGCTCTAAGCGGTGCTGGACCAACCATCCTCTGCTTTTACAACACTATGGAAGATCGGGATCGTTTGCTAGGATTTGTAGGTAATGTAATGAACGTGCAGGGTGTTTCTTATCGGAGCATGGAGTTAGATTTAGATAGGTTGGGTGTTCAGATGGAAATCGAATAA